In Thiovibrio frasassiensis, one DNA window encodes the following:
- a CDS encoding KpsF/GutQ family sugar-phosphate isomerase — protein MSIEQAKEVLRIEAEGITALLEQIDADFEKAVAMIMECPARVVITGIGKSGIIGQKIAATMNSTGTPALFLHPVEAMHGDLGMVDPQDVILAISYSGETAELSLLLPNLKKRGAKIIAMTGNPASSLARGADAVLKVAVPQEACPLGLAPTASTTAALAMGDALAVVLLNLKQFKESDFRRNHPAGSLGERLKVNVAEVMLTGAAVPKVSQTATLPEAIAELNAKNLGAVLIMQAEEITGILTDGDLRRLLSQKGASLNGLTLSNAMTAKPKTITADLLAADALSIMQRHEITFLAVTEYSGKLAGVLHLQDLLGKGEFRFLV, from the coding sequence GAAGGCATCACCGCCCTGCTTGAACAGATCGACGCCGATTTCGAGAAAGCCGTGGCCATGATCATGGAATGCCCTGCCCGGGTGGTGATCACCGGCATCGGCAAATCAGGGATCATCGGCCAGAAGATCGCCGCCACCATGAACAGCACCGGCACCCCGGCCCTGTTTTTGCACCCGGTGGAAGCCATGCACGGCGACCTCGGCATGGTGGATCCTCAAGACGTCATCCTTGCCATCTCCTACAGCGGCGAAACCGCGGAACTCAGCCTCCTGCTCCCCAACCTCAAAAAGCGCGGGGCCAAAATCATTGCCATGACCGGCAATCCGGCCTCCAGCCTTGCCCGGGGGGCCGATGCGGTGCTCAAGGTCGCGGTGCCCCAAGAGGCCTGCCCCTTGGGCTTGGCCCCCACGGCCAGTACCACCGCCGCCCTGGCCATGGGCGATGCTCTGGCCGTAGTGCTCTTGAACCTCAAGCAGTTCAAGGAAAGCGATTTCCGGCGCAACCATCCGGCCGGCAGCCTTGGGGAGCGCCTCAAGGTCAATGTTGCCGAGGTCATGCTTACCGGCGCAGCGGTTCCCAAGGTTTCCCAGACCGCCACCCTGCCGGAGGCCATCGCCGAACTGAACGCCAAAAATCTTGGCGCGGTGCTGATCATGCAAGCAGAAGAGATCACCGGCATCCTCACCGATGGCGATCTTCGCCGTTTGCTCAGCCAGAAAGGCGCAAGCCTGAACGGCCTCACTCTATCCAACGCCATGACCGCCAAGCCCAAAACCATTACCGCGGATCTTCTTGCCGCCGACGCCCTCAGCATCATGCAGCGCCACGAAATCACCTTTCTGGCAGTGACCGAATACAGCGGCAAGCTGGCCGGCGTCCTCCATCTTCAGGATTTGCTGGGCAAGGGTGAGTTCCGCTTTCTGGTATAA
- a CDS encoding 4Fe-4S dicluster domain-containing protein — MAITSKDINSAFSAEVTAIPGGEFLNRCFSCGACSGICPVSQAIPDFDPRKIIHMIRMGLKETLLKSDLLWFCSRCRSCVFVCPQDVRFAEIMVALRQLALKGGYISEQDLLDKGKSAWVERDLCVSCLTCVRVCPWRIPKIDDQGKAAIDPQECRGCGICPSECPAQAIRLNESEDERLIAACGVNQ, encoded by the coding sequence ATGGCAATCACCAGCAAGGATATCAATTCGGCCTTCAGTGCCGAGGTAACGGCGATTCCGGGAGGCGAATTCCTAAACCGCTGTTTTTCCTGCGGCGCCTGCAGCGGTATCTGCCCGGTCAGTCAGGCAATCCCGGATTTCGACCCCAGAAAGATCATCCACATGATCCGGATGGGGTTGAAAGAGACGCTGCTCAAATCCGATTTGCTCTGGTTCTGTTCCCGGTGCCGCAGCTGTGTCTTTGTCTGCCCCCAGGACGTCCGCTTTGCCGAGATCATGGTCGCCCTTCGCCAGCTGGCCTTGAAGGGAGGCTACATCAGCGAGCAGGATCTGCTCGACAAGGGCAAGAGTGCCTGGGTTGAACGCGATCTTTGCGTCTCCTGTCTGACCTGTGTCCGGGTCTGCCCCTGGCGGATTCCAAAAATCGACGACCAGGGCAAGGCTGCCATCGATCCCCAGGAATGTCGCGGCTGCGGCATCTGCCCCTCCGAATGCCCTGCCCAGGCCATCCGCTTAAACGAGTCCGAGGATGAGCGTTTGATCGCCGCCTGCGGCGTAAATCAGTAG